Proteins from one Prevotella sp. E2-28 genomic window:
- a CDS encoding DUF362 domain-containing protein — translation MKKTLTIVALMLVASAAAFAQSKVYLTREISPESLVKIYKALGVEAKGRVAVKMSTGEGSNPNYLKPELVKNLIWEVDGTIVECNTAYSSGAGNEQDDRNSSANHWKVIERHGFTKYFPVDIMDEYDEIRIPVKDQSHIKYDIVGGHMANYDFMIALNHFKGHPMGGYGGALKNLSIGCASQNGKAYIHSAGKMEKLDMGKLWTPEFIGNQDGFLESMAAAAQAVVNYFNKKQGIIYISVMNNMSIDCDCVDHPEPVKLEDYGILASTDPVALDQACIDIINQQKVTAKNDPTDLLKRIDKQHGTHTIDHAAQIGLGSKKYELVNLK, via the coding sequence ATGAAGAAGACATTAACAATTGTTGCATTGATGCTGGTGGCATCGGCAGCTGCTTTCGCACAGTCAAAGGTGTATCTGACAAGAGAAATCAGTCCTGAGTCGTTGGTAAAAATCTACAAGGCACTTGGTGTTGAAGCCAAGGGTCGTGTGGCAGTGAAAATGTCAACAGGCGAAGGCAGCAATCCCAACTACCTGAAACCTGAACTGGTGAAAAACCTGATATGGGAGGTGGACGGCACCATCGTAGAATGTAACACCGCCTACAGCAGTGGTGCAGGAAACGAGCAGGATGACCGCAACTCTTCAGCCAACCATTGGAAGGTGATCGAGCGTCACGGCTTCACAAAGTATTTCCCTGTAGATATCATGGACGAATACGACGAGATACGCATTCCCGTGAAAGACCAGTCGCACATCAAGTACGACATCGTAGGCGGACACATGGCCAACTACGACTTCATGATTGCCCTCAACCACTTCAAGGGACATCCTATGGGTGGCTATGGTGGTGCGTTAAAAAATCTCTCCATCGGCTGTGCCAGTCAGAACGGCAAGGCTTACATCCACTCGGCCGGCAAGATGGAGAAACTGGATATGGGCAAGTTGTGGACACCAGAGTTCATCGGTAATCAGGACGGATTCCTCGAAAGCATGGCAGCTGCCGCGCAAGCTGTGGTGAACTACTTCAACAAGAAGCAGGGCATCATCTACATCAGTGTCATGAACAACATGTCAATAGACTGCGACTGCGTGGATCATCCCGAACCCGTAAAACTGGAGGACTATGGCATCCTCGCCTCTACTGACCCTGTAGCGCTCGACCAGGCCTGCATCGACATCATCAACCAACAGAAGGTGACGGCCAAGAACGACCCCACCGATTTGCTGAAGCGCATAGACAAGCAGCATGGCACACACACTATCGACCATGCAGCCCAGATTGGACTTGGATCCAAGAAGTATGAGTTGGTAAATCTGAAGTAG
- a CDS encoding cyclophilin-like fold protein, protein MHKYLLFLAAMLFCSCSADNEAKAETPTMNKIYITIDGQTQSATLVDNDATRELVAALQNAPITVTLNDNDFEIWGSLGKSLTTKNEQMTALPGDIVLYNGSNICIFYESNSWSYTRLGHIDGLSENELRTFLKAGESNINVTLSLALSTGINTVKSEKLKDKKCYTLQGTLAQAGHKGIIIQNGKKIIRKQ, encoded by the coding sequence ATGCATAAGTATTTATTATTTTTAGCCGCCATGCTGTTCTGCAGCTGTTCTGCAGACAACGAAGCGAAAGCAGAAACACCTACTATGAATAAAATTTATATCACTATCGATGGACAAACGCAAAGCGCGACACTTGTGGACAATGATGCCACACGCGAGTTGGTTGCTGCACTTCAGAACGCACCCATAACAGTGACTCTCAACGACAACGATTTTGAGATATGGGGTTCTTTAGGCAAATCGCTGACAACGAAAAACGAGCAGATGACAGCCCTACCCGGAGACATCGTTCTTTATAACGGCAGCAACATATGCATCTTCTACGAGTCAAACTCTTGGAGCTATACTCGTTTAGGACATATCGACGGACTGTCAGAAAATGAGCTTCGCACATTCCTCAAAGCAGGCGAAAGCAACATCAATGTTACCCTGTCGCTTGCACTGTCCACAGGCATCAATACAGTTAAGAGTGAAAAGTTAAAAGATAAAAAATGCTATACTCTGCAAGGCACATTAGCTCAGGCTGGACATAAAGGAATCATAATTCAAAACGGTAAAAAGATAATTAGAAAACAATGA
- a CDS encoding iron-containing alcohol dehydrogenase, giving the protein MLGNFTFHNPTKLHFGEDSLSKLSEELKNYGKKVMLCYGGGSIKRNGIYDQVMAELKKAGCEVVEIAGVMPNPTIEKVLEGAHTARKENVDFILGVGGGSTVDYCKAVAGSAWYDGDPWEYYFKNWQPMTCRWIPVGCVLTMAGTGSEMDSCSVISSHTENRKLFYNFRNPDFSILNPRFTFTVPKYQMVAGIYDIMSHILEQYLSGTDDNTSDYIAEGLMRSLIVSSRKANVNPEDYEARSNIMWTATWALNTLIDRAKATDWMVHMLGQAVAAYTDATHGHTLAAVSGAYYRLLISKSPDAVQKFKRLAMNVWGVSAKVKTDEQVAMEGLETMEQWMRELGLAMNITECGAKPELIEGMADACPICQGGYYILNRDEVVQVLKDSL; this is encoded by the coding sequence ATGTTAGGCAATTTTACATTCCACAATCCTACGAAGTTGCACTTTGGTGAGGATTCTTTAAGCAAACTGAGTGAAGAACTGAAAAACTATGGCAAGAAGGTGATGCTCTGCTATGGCGGTGGCAGCATTAAGCGCAATGGCATCTACGACCAGGTGATGGCTGAGCTGAAGAAGGCTGGCTGCGAGGTGGTAGAGATAGCCGGTGTGATGCCAAACCCTACTATAGAAAAGGTATTAGAAGGTGCCCACACGGCTCGCAAGGAGAATGTCGATTTCATCCTTGGCGTGGGCGGTGGCTCTACCGTTGACTACTGTAAGGCCGTAGCAGGTAGTGCTTGGTACGATGGTGACCCTTGGGAGTATTACTTCAAGAACTGGCAACCGATGACCTGCCGTTGGATTCCTGTGGGTTGTGTGCTGACAATGGCTGGCACAGGCTCTGAGATGGACAGCTGTTCGGTTATCTCCAGTCACACGGAAAACCGCAAGTTGTTTTATAACTTCCGCAACCCAGATTTCTCCATTCTCAACCCTCGCTTCACCTTCACCGTTCCCAAGTATCAGATGGTGGCTGGTATCTACGACATCATGAGTCATATTCTGGAGCAGTATCTCTCGGGCACAGACGACAACACCAGCGACTATATCGCCGAAGGACTGATGCGCTCACTTATCGTCAGCAGCCGCAAGGCTAACGTGAATCCTGAGGACTACGAGGCTCGCTCGAACATCATGTGGACAGCCACTTGGGCACTCAACACACTCATCGACCGCGCTAAGGCCACCGACTGGATGGTGCACATGCTGGGTCAGGCTGTGGCTGCCTATACCGATGCCACCCACGGTCACACCCTCGCTGCCGTCAGCGGTGCCTACTACCGTCTGCTCATCAGCAAGTCGCCCGATGCCGTGCAGAAGTTCAAGCGTCTGGCCATGAACGTATGGGGCGTTTCTGCCAAGGTTAAGACCGACGAGCAGGTTGCGATGGAAGGTCTGGAGACGATGGAGCAGTGGATGCGCGAACTGGGATTGGCGATGAATATCACCGAATGTGGTGCCAAGCCAGAGCTGATTGAGGGAATGGCTGATGCCTGCCCCATCTGTCAGGGTGGCTACTACATCTTGAATCGCGACGAAGTAGTACAAGTACTGAAGGATAGTTTATAG
- a CDS encoding VapE domain-containing protein, which yields MKITIINSERNEKRYTRVELEEFVAQLKDGTYRQQYIRDFNKEVCFAAEWVKLNGELKAKSYNCLTLLSLENLRDLSTVEEYKRLAILQPYTLLCFMGHDGHSLHIVCPYTVSDGHPSETALLNAFRKLHYIYSSQLGTPLAEHEPTFETSCKASYDPQPFYNPATIAIVVSSQPEDSPEFRPMQENISDYNYPEEIPGLSLRNSRMRRFHDCLDAVIEKNSDLCNDEEFAIIVLEQLADGCRQIGLPQAWCARAASFIPMFSESLDTNAIESAFKTAYLKETLKTIPMKFTRPSALLAFKTEAYMKEHYTLRLNVMTGTPEYRMNAIGYGFQPLDLAARNTMAIKALKAGVESWDKDLNRYIDSNLIPKYYPMEDYLHHLPKWNGKLDYVGELARRVKTDNEHWESDFHTWMLSMVAQWMGKDRQHGNAIVPLLIGPQGSGKTTFCRRLLPEYLQMYFNDRLSMKNDNDIFLAMSGYALINIDEFDAMSKNQQPILKYLISKHDIKFRPPYGKVMEERQRFASFIATTNNRRPLVDPTGSRRFICVCADEIDNTGLINYDQLYAQLYTELQQGRRYWFEDEENARIMQQNEQFQQVNSYEQMITLTYLAPEETSEDADFVSLQLIMKRLEKLFPTFTIMKGTDVEIGRRLTKMGYEHKRTNKGSVFRVEEI from the coding sequence ATGAAAATAACAATTATCAACTCAGAAAGAAATGAAAAGAGGTACACGCGTGTTGAACTCGAGGAGTTTGTAGCGCAGTTGAAGGATGGCACCTATCGCCAGCAGTACATTCGCGACTTTAACAAGGAGGTGTGTTTTGCGGCAGAATGGGTGAAACTGAATGGTGAGTTGAAAGCAAAAAGCTACAACTGCCTGACATTGCTCTCTCTGGAGAACCTGCGCGACCTGAGTACCGTTGAGGAATATAAACGGCTGGCCATCCTACAGCCCTATACCCTACTCTGTTTTATGGGTCACGACGGTCATTCGCTCCACATCGTATGTCCATATACGGTTTCGGATGGCCATCCGTCAGAGACAGCATTGCTCAACGCCTTCCGCAAACTGCATTACATCTATTCGTCACAGTTGGGTACACCACTGGCCGAGCACGAGCCAACCTTCGAAACCAGCTGCAAAGCAAGCTACGATCCGCAACCATTTTATAACCCTGCAACCATAGCCATCGTTGTATCTTCACAGCCAGAAGACTCACCCGAGTTCCGGCCTATGCAGGAGAACATCAGCGACTACAACTATCCCGAAGAGATTCCTGGCTTGAGTCTGCGCAACAGTCGTATGCGCCGATTCCACGATTGTCTAGACGCTGTTATCGAGAAAAATAGCGACCTATGTAACGACGAGGAGTTCGCCATCATCGTACTCGAACAGTTGGCTGACGGGTGTCGTCAGATAGGATTGCCTCAGGCATGGTGCGCCCGTGCCGCATCATTTATCCCCATGTTTTCCGAAAGCCTTGACACCAATGCCATCGAGTCCGCCTTCAAGACCGCCTACCTCAAAGAAACTCTGAAGACCATCCCGATGAAGTTTACCCGTCCTTCTGCCCTACTCGCCTTCAAGACCGAGGCTTACATGAAGGAGCACTATACCCTGCGCCTCAACGTGATGACAGGCACCCCCGAATATCGCATGAACGCCATAGGTTACGGTTTCCAGCCACTCGACTTGGCAGCCCGCAACACCATGGCCATCAAGGCACTGAAGGCAGGTGTGGAATCGTGGGATAAGGATCTGAACCGCTATATCGACTCGAACCTCATCCCCAAATATTACCCGATGGAGGATTATCTGCACCACCTGCCAAAATGGAACGGCAAGCTCGACTATGTGGGCGAACTCGCCCGACGGGTAAAAACAGACAACGAGCACTGGGAAAGCGACTTCCATACCTGGATGCTCTCGATGGTAGCCCAGTGGATGGGCAAGGACCGTCAGCATGGCAATGCCATCGTACCCCTGCTCATCGGTCCGCAGGGATCTGGCAAGACCACCTTTTGCCGCCGACTGCTGCCAGAATATCTGCAGATGTATTTCAACGATCGATTGTCGATGAAGAACGACAATGATATCTTCCTCGCCATGTCGGGCTACGCGCTCATCAATATCGACGAGTTTGACGCCATGTCGAAAAACCAGCAGCCCATCCTAAAGTACCTCATTTCAAAACACGACATCAAGTTCCGTCCGCCATACGGGAAGGTGATGGAAGAGCGCCAGAGGTTTGCCTCGTTCATCGCCACCACCAACAACCGTCGTCCGCTGGTTGATCCAACGGGCTCACGACGCTTTATCTGCGTCTGTGCCGATGAGATTGACAATACCGGTCTCATCAACTACGATCAGCTCTATGCCCAGCTCTATACTGAGCTGCAGCAGGGCCGCCGCTACTGGTTCGAGGACGAGGAGAATGCCCGTATAATGCAGCAGAACGAACAGTTCCAGCAGGTCAACAGCTACGAGCAGATGATAACCCTCACCTATCTGGCACCTGAGGAGACATCCGAGGATGCAGACTTCGTATCTCTCCAACTGATCATGAAGCGACTTGAGAAACTGTTCCCTACCTTTACGATTATGAAAGGAACGGACGTTGAAATCGGAAGGCGGTTGACCAAAATGGGTTATGAACACAAACGAACCAATAAGGGATCTGTTTTCAGAGTGGAAGAGATATGA
- a CDS encoding amidohydrolase family protein: protein MIAANGFAQGVIDVHSHLITPEFVSTLENKGRLMDEGFPLPKYNVENHLKWMDEAGVETSVLTLAAPQPSSAEMVRKTNEAAARIKKEHPERFLFCAALPLPDVSKAIEEVKYALDVLKADGIKLATNVNGQYLGAPELDTLFSVLNERKAVVILHPHRPEPVNQQVMQQTPLAMQEYLSETTRAVSNMISRNVLARYNNIKVIVPHCGAYLPLAIPRMKSLTPVMQTNKMVGEIDYEANLRTLYYDLAGAHSPEVIRMLLTITTPDHLLYGSDYPYVAPQVLTQSLTRMKDYLSKEPDLAPFKEMILWKNAKSLTQSLSTPLHTREGQGGGSLIVRIAEIEVYPQYMKEYLAFANEVDRLSIEREPGVICLYPMQSAEDSCQIRILEIYASDESYQQHLKTDHFQKYKQGTLHMVKDLKLPTMKPLDPKTMKLIFKKQR from the coding sequence ATGATAGCAGCAAACGGTTTCGCTCAGGGCGTGATTGATGTGCACTCACACCTCATCACTCCTGAGTTTGTGTCGACTCTTGAAAACAAGGGACGACTGATGGACGAGGGATTTCCCTTGCCGAAGTACAATGTGGAGAATCATCTAAAGTGGATGGACGAGGCTGGTGTGGAGACATCGGTATTGACATTGGCGGCACCACAACCTTCGTCAGCGGAGATGGTGAGAAAAACCAATGAGGCTGCCGCGCGCATCAAGAAGGAGCACCCTGAACGATTCCTGTTCTGTGCTGCCCTACCCCTACCCGATGTCTCGAAAGCCATTGAGGAGGTGAAATATGCACTTGATGTATTGAAGGCTGACGGCATTAAACTGGCAACAAACGTAAACGGACAGTATCTTGGCGCACCAGAACTCGACACGCTTTTCTCGGTCTTGAACGAACGAAAGGCTGTGGTGATTCTGCATCCCCATCGCCCAGAACCCGTGAATCAGCAGGTGATGCAGCAGACACCGCTCGCCATGCAGGAATATCTCTCAGAGACTACCCGTGCCGTATCGAACATGATCAGTCGCAACGTATTGGCTCGTTATAATAATATAAAGGTCATTGTGCCCCATTGCGGTGCTTATCTGCCACTTGCCATCCCACGCATGAAGTCGCTGACACCTGTGATGCAGACCAACAAGATGGTAGGTGAGATTGACTACGAGGCCAACCTCCGCACCCTCTATTACGACCTTGCGGGGGCACACTCTCCAGAGGTCATCCGCATGCTGCTCACCATCACCACGCCCGACCACCTGCTCTACGGCTCCGACTATCCTTACGTTGCACCACAGGTGCTCACGCAGAGTCTGACGAGGATGAAAGACTATCTCTCAAAAGAGCCCGACCTGGCACCATTCAAGGAGATGATTCTGTGGAAGAATGCCAAAAGTCTCACCCAATCACTATCTACTCCCCTCCATACAAGGGAGGGGCAAGGAGGAGGGTCTCTGATTGTCCGCATTGCTGAGATTGAGGTCTATCCGCAGTATATGAAGGAATATCTTGCCTTTGCTAACGAGGTGGATCGCCTGAGTATAGAGCGCGAGCCTGGTGTCATCTGCCTGTATCCCATGCAGAGTGCCGAAGACTCATGCCAGATTCGCATCCTCGAAATCTATGCCTCCGATGAATCCTATCAGCAGCATCTCAAGACCGACCACTTCCAAAAGTACAAGCAGGGCACACTCCACATGGTGAAAGACCTGAAACTGCCCACGATGAAGCCGCTCGACCCAAAGACAATGAAACTGATATTCAAAAAGCAGAGATAA
- a CDS encoding flavodoxin family protein → MKKVIVISTSLRHGSNSDMLADKFVEGAKAAGNKVEKISLVGKNIQFCKGCFGCQKLGRCVINDDVNDIMAKVLEADVVCWATPIYYYEMSGQMKTLIDRMNGMYEQDYQFRDVYMLSTAAEDEDDTSTRAEAGLKGWVDCYPKSRMAGTLFCGGVNEAREIVGNSKLQKAFELGENV, encoded by the coding sequence ATGAAAAAAGTTATAGTTATTTCCACAAGTCTGCGTCACGGCTCAAACAGCGACATGTTAGCAGACAAGTTCGTTGAAGGAGCAAAGGCTGCCGGAAACAAAGTAGAGAAGATTTCTCTTGTAGGTAAGAATATACAGTTTTGCAAAGGCTGCTTCGGTTGCCAAAAGCTGGGCCGCTGTGTCATCAACGACGATGTGAACGACATCATGGCAAAGGTACTGGAGGCCGATGTAGTATGTTGGGCTACACCTATTTACTATTATGAGATGAGCGGACAGATGAAGACCCTCATAGACCGCATGAACGGTATGTACGAACAGGATTATCAGTTCCGCGATGTCTATATGCTGTCAACGGCAGCAGAAGACGAAGACGACACTTCGACGAGAGCAGAAGCAGGCCTGAAAGGATGGGTGGATTGCTATCCTAAGTCACGCATGGCTGGCACACTATTCTGTGGAGGCGTGAACGAAGCTCGCGAGATAGTGGGTAATTCCAAACTCCAAAAGGCATTTGAATTAGGAGAAAATGTATAA
- a CDS encoding AraC family transcriptional regulator, with amino-acid sequence MNRQPQLMDRSQMQHILATDLQKIRQQVYFDNELGIVHGDSTVFKLIMKQKPPFIINDHRLGVILNGEACINFNLQDRHLTAGTLAYLGPGTIIMPHQFSNNFEIRGVILFNQFPMPFAPGQMPSAFNGQVRDFQIPPSESDQQTALDIIETLWKMVHQPEYHHPTASALVAALMQHYDGCYRKQADQAILSQSREQTIFDRFLQLVTLHCAEQHQIGYYADRMCLTERYLTTVIRKTSGTTAKDWIDRALITRIKIELRHTDKSSAQIAEEMHFANPSFFSKYFRRLTGMTPGEYKNYS; translated from the coding sequence CATATTAGCTACTGATCTGCAGAAGATACGCCAACAAGTGTATTTTGATAATGAGCTTGGCATCGTGCATGGAGATTCGACGGTGTTCAAACTCATTATGAAGCAGAAGCCACCATTCATTATCAACGACCACCGACTGGGTGTTATTCTGAATGGCGAGGCCTGCATCAACTTCAACCTGCAAGACCGCCACCTCACTGCAGGTACATTGGCCTATCTGGGGCCTGGCACCATCATCATGCCTCATCAGTTCTCGAACAACTTTGAAATTCGTGGCGTGATACTTTTCAACCAGTTTCCTATGCCTTTTGCCCCAGGACAGATGCCGTCGGCCTTCAACGGACAGGTGCGCGACTTCCAAATACCCCCCAGCGAGAGCGACCAGCAGACGGCACTCGACATCATCGAAACGCTTTGGAAAATGGTGCATCAGCCCGAATACCATCATCCCACAGCCAGCGCACTTGTGGCAGCATTAATGCAACATTACGACGGATGCTATCGCAAACAAGCTGACCAGGCTATTCTCTCACAATCGCGCGAGCAGACTATCTTCGACCGTTTCCTTCAACTGGTCACCCTGCATTGTGCCGAACAACACCAGATAGGCTACTATGCTGACCGTATGTGCCTCACCGAGCGCTACCTGACCACCGTCATCCGTAAAACCAGTGGCACCACCGCCAAGGACTGGATAGACCGTGCCCTCATCACTCGCATCAAAATAGAACTGCGCCACACGGACAAATCTTCGGCGCAGATAGCTGAGGAGATGCACTTTGCCAACCCCTCGTTCTTCTCTAAATATTTCCGCCGTCTCACGGGGATGACACCTGGAGAGTATAAAAACTACAGTTGA
- a CDS encoding carboxymuconolactone decarboxylase family protein, whose product MRRLFFALLIMMMTMVTANAQTLTERQKGLAACACLMAQGDMNRLEPAVRKALDGGVTINELKEAFSQLYAYTGFPRSLNALGVLSKVLESKQPNWQEGKPWTRPAEWDDAKKTYELGTKNQTQLSGKPFNYTFCPQDDYYLKSHLFGDIFAGDQLSAADREIVTVAALSGLEGVAPQLAAHKQGAVNMGNSKQLVDELCTWLCNEGYTLSTKWPKSEPNPYGKYFIGQSYLANVGGGVINVTFEPGCRNNWHIHHKQVQVLICVAGKGWYQEWGKEPQELTPGTVIAIPAEVKHWHGAQKDSWFQHLTYHKDVQEGASNEWCEAVSNEQYDALSK is encoded by the coding sequence ATGAGAAGATTATTTTTTGCTCTATTAATCATGATGATGACTATGGTAACAGCAAATGCACAGACGCTGACGGAGCGTCAAAAGGGATTGGCAGCATGTGCCTGCCTAATGGCACAGGGAGATATGAACCGTTTGGAGCCTGCCGTACGAAAGGCTCTCGATGGTGGCGTAACCATCAATGAACTAAAGGAAGCTTTCTCGCAACTCTATGCCTACACAGGATTTCCACGAAGCCTGAATGCCCTTGGAGTGCTGAGTAAGGTTTTGGAAAGCAAGCAGCCTAACTGGCAGGAGGGCAAGCCTTGGACACGCCCCGCAGAATGGGACGATGCCAAGAAAACCTACGAACTAGGCACCAAGAACCAGACGCAGCTCTCAGGAAAGCCCTTCAATTACACATTCTGCCCACAGGACGACTACTACCTGAAGTCGCACCTCTTTGGTGACATCTTCGCTGGCGACCAGCTCTCTGCTGCCGACCGCGAGATAGTAACCGTAGCAGCCCTGAGCGGTCTCGAAGGCGTAGCCCCACAACTCGCTGCCCACAAGCAAGGTGCCGTGAATATGGGCAACTCGAAGCAACTAGTCGATGAACTGTGCACTTGGCTCTGCAACGAGGGCTACACTCTAAGCACCAAGTGGCCCAAGAGCGAGCCTAATCCCTACGGAAAGTATTTCATTGGTCAGAGTTACTTGGCTAACGTTGGCGGTGGAGTAATAAATGTCACCTTCGAGCCTGGTTGCCGTAACAACTGGCACATCCATCACAAGCAAGTGCAGGTACTCATCTGTGTTGCCGGTAAAGGCTGGTATCAGGAATGGGGCAAGGAGCCGCAAGAGCTTACTCCCGGCACCGTCATCGCCATCCCTGCTGAGGTAAAGCACTGGCATGGAGCACAGAAAGACTCATGGTTCCAGCATCTCACCTATCATAAGGATGTACAGGAAGGAGCTAGCAACGAGTGGTGTGAGGCTGTTAGTAACGAACAGTACGATGCTCTCTCAAAATAA
- a CDS encoding alpha/beta hydrolase, with protein sequence MLAGCTNSNRQTTDNDMDEKLELTQEWDKVFPLSEKVNHKKVTFKTQYGLTLAADLYTPASPDPSKERGEKLPAIAVSGPFGAVKEQCSGLYAMKMAERGFVALAFDPSYTGESSGEPRRTASPDINTEDFMAAVDFLSKQDNVDAEKIGIIGICGWGGIALNAAATDTRIKATVASTMYDMTRVSGNDYNDAFDDEQWRHRNRENLSKQRLTDPNAMAGGVLDTVPPQAPNFVHDYYDYYKTPRGYHKRSGNSNDGWRVIGTQAYANSRFLYYINEIRSAVLVMHGADAHSRYFGEAAYHYMVDGKADGYKFVGEPNPNPENKQLLIIPDASHCDLYDGGYEEKAGQGEPKNMIPWDKLAEFFTNNLK encoded by the coding sequence ATGCTGGCAGGTTGCACAAACAGTAACAGACAAACTACTGATAACGATATGGACGAGAAGTTGGAATTGACGCAGGAGTGGGACAAGGTGTTCCCATTAAGCGAGAAGGTGAACCACAAGAAGGTGACATTTAAGACACAGTATGGACTGACGCTGGCGGCAGACCTTTATACGCCAGCCTCCCCCGACCCCTCCAAAGAGAGGGGAGAAAAGTTACCTGCCATTGCGGTCTCTGGTCCCTTTGGTGCCGTGAAGGAGCAGTGCAGTGGACTCTATGCTATGAAGATGGCGGAGCGCGGTTTCGTGGCGCTGGCCTTCGACCCTTCATATACGGGTGAGAGCAGCGGTGAGCCGCGTCGCACGGCATCGCCCGACATCAATACCGAGGACTTCATGGCTGCTGTCGATTTCCTGTCGAAACAGGACAATGTAGATGCCGAGAAGATTGGCATCATCGGCATCTGCGGTTGGGGAGGCATCGCCCTGAATGCTGCCGCTACCGATACTCGCATTAAGGCTACCGTAGCCTCAACAATGTATGACATGACGCGCGTCAGCGGTAACGACTACAACGATGCTTTTGACGATGAACAGTGGCGCCATAGGAACCGCGAAAACCTTTCAAAGCAACGCCTCACCGACCCCAACGCGATGGCTGGAGGTGTGCTGGATACCGTTCCACCACAGGCGCCCAACTTCGTGCACGACTACTACGACTATTACAAGACCCCACGCGGCTACCACAAGCGCTCTGGCAACTCTAACGACGGCTGGCGCGTCATCGGCACACAGGCTTACGCCAACAGCCGCTTCCTCTACTACATCAACGAAATCCGCTCTGCCGTTCTCGTGATGCACGGTGCTGACGCCCACTCACGCTACTTTGGCGAGGCTGCTTATCACTATATGGTGGATGGCAAAGCCGATGGTTATAAGTTTGTTGGTGAGCCAAATCCCAATCCCGAGAACAAGCAACTGCTCATCATACCAGATGCCTCACACTGCGACCTCTACGATGGTGGCTACGAGGAAAAGGCAGGTCAGGGCGAACCCAAGAATATGATTCCGTGGGATAAGCTGGCAGAGTTTTTCACCAATAATTTAAAATAG
- a CDS encoding response regulator transcription factor, which produces MRNILKVDCPNDYARFVDAPVLHPLISIIHYDELAPFRHSLNNYGVYGLFIQRQFPNTLSYGMKTLQVSDASIIAVEPGQIGGLEDNGERISLCGWVLLWSPELLHGTELERQIDRYQFFSYFFDGSLRMEPDEWLCITQLVTQMRQELQTHEDSPSLRNVLLGYLHLILEYCNRIYQRQLFEEDRGEADLLKRFHNLLQTYFRENRQLMQGLPTVAWCASELAYSPRYFGDIVHKATGGTAIGYLHNYIINQAKSLLMQGHNISETSRLLGFDFPHHFTRLFKRITGLTPSEFLGKNQL; this is translated from the coding sequence ATGAGGAATATTTTGAAGGTTGATTGTCCTAACGACTATGCTCGTTTTGTGGATGCTCCGGTGTTGCACCCATTAATTAGCATCATCCATTACGACGAGCTGGCGCCCTTCCGTCATAGCCTGAACAACTATGGCGTGTATGGTCTGTTCATCCAGCGGCAGTTTCCCAATACGCTCTCTTACGGTATGAAGACGCTGCAGGTAAGCGATGCCTCCATCATAGCTGTAGAACCAGGACAGATAGGCGGATTGGAAGACAATGGCGAGCGTATCTCGTTGTGTGGTTGGGTATTGCTGTGGTCGCCTGAACTGTTGCACGGCACTGAACTGGAACGCCAGATAGACCGCTATCAGTTCTTCTCGTATTTCTTTGATGGTTCGCTGCGCATGGAACCCGACGAATGGCTCTGTATCACGCAACTGGTGACCCAGATGCGACAAGAGTTGCAGACACACGAGGACTCCCCGTCTTTGAGAAATGTGCTGCTTGGCTATCTGCACCTGATACTGGAATACTGTAATCGTATCTATCAGCGCCAGCTTTTCGAAGAGGACAGGGGAGAGGCTGACCTGCTGAAGCGCTTTCACAACTTGCTTCAAACCTATTTTCGTGAGAACCGTCAGCTGATGCAGGGTTTGCCTACCGTCGCTTGGTGCGCTTCCGAACTGGCCTATTCGCCTCGTTATTTTGGCGACATCGTCCACAAGGCCACTGGTGGCACGGCTATCGGTTACCTACATAATTATATAATCAATCAGGCGAAAAGTCTGTTGATGCAGGGTCACAACATCAGCGAGACCTCCCGCCTGCTCGGATTCGATTTCCCCCACCATTTCACTCGTCTCTTCAAGCGCATCACGGGACTTACACCCAGCGAGTTCTTAGGGAAAAATCAACTGTAG